A region from the Macrobrachium nipponense isolate FS-2020 chromosome 47, ASM1510439v2, whole genome shotgun sequence genome encodes:
- the LOC135204791 gene encoding uncharacterized protein LOC135204791 — MASVSDGEDIVRVEEKVGENKSISNPALHLRASLLPVKSLSQSLNALSFSFSREEVVQIIKEVKNEQDDGKENEATLGDITCEGCARQRSEPTAASLTRDCRGSHAGKHPPFLEYSLANLQLSPAKKKPLLRKSKLAVLGVKYSSEVRSGNSSGVISSLVSSSKDACGGKDLPEGKRVSETCEVSSLLNDVSPLKRGKNSLSTFEVPKSCVFESLNKKTVSEDFASVSQSNNLCSDIRCSVPTKKLEFSPHGCKHRGQPKSRRALYKRRCRRQLPEGELPDLKSLSLSESSETAVYRSCSQQARSPDLRGRHDGRVGCVPRINFSVPPKENVSHGRNDVYMKAFYT; from the coding sequence ATGGCATCAGTAAGTGACGGCGAGGACATCGTCAGGGTCGAGGAGAAGGTTGGAGAAAATAAGTCGATCTCGAACCCTGCTCTGCACTTGCGTGCCTCTTTGCTGCCGGTCAAGAGTCTTAGTCAGTCCCTAAATGCTTTAAGCTTCTCCTTCTCGAGGGAGGAGGTTGTCCAGATCATCAAGGAAGTAAAGAACGAGCAGGACGATGGCAAGGAAAACGAGGCTACTCTCGGTGACATCACGTGCGAAGGCTGTGCGCGTCAGCGTAGCGAGCCCACTGCAGCTTCCCTGACGAGAGATTGTCGTGGCTCGCACGCGGGAAAGCATCCTCCGTTCTTAGAGTACTCGCTCGCTAACCTGCAGCTGTCTCCTGCCAAAAAGAAACCATTGTTGAGAAAGAGCAAACTCGCTGTCCTTGGTGTCAAGTACAGCTCGGAAGTGCGGAGTGGGAATTCTTCGGGAGTCATATCCAGTTTAGTGAGTTCTTCCAAAGATGCTTGTGGTGGTAAGGATTTGCCCGAGGGCAAAAGGGTCTCCGAAACGTGTGAGGTCTCCAGTTTGCTAAATGATGTTTCTCCtttgaagagagggaaaaattctcTGAGTACTTTCGAAGTTCCTAAGTCGTGTGTGTTCGAGTCCCTTAATAAAAAGACGGTGTCTGAAGATTTTGCGAGCGTGTCGCAAAGTAATAACCTTTGTAGTGATATTAGATGTAGTGTTCCGACCAAGAAGCTCGAGTTTTCGCCTCACGGATGTAAGCACCGCGGACAGCCCAAGTCCCGGAGGGCCCTGTACAAGCGAAGATGCCGGAGACAGTTGCCGGAAGGCGAGCTGCCAGATCTGAAGAGTTTGTCGCTGTCGGAAAGCTCGGAAACTGCCGTCTACCGCTCGTGCTCACAGCAGGCCCGCAGTCCAGACCTACGAGGACGTCACGATGGACGAGTTGGCTGCGTACCTAGGATAAATTTTTCTGTACCTCCCAAAGAAAATGTCTCACATGGCagaaatgatgtatacatgaaaGCATTTTATACTTAG